A single genomic interval of Dysidea avara chromosome 8, odDysAvar1.4, whole genome shotgun sequence harbors:
- the LOC136264721 gene encoding uncharacterized protein, giving the protein MASFGLSEESLLERLRLTNVTTTGKVIGKGAYGRVIEVYVHGTLCAAKEVHNILVDHVTPREFEVTKQSFLTECVNASRILHPNVVQVLGVYYPTRQAKLPWLVMEMMETSLRIFLEKYARDKVPLHFKLSILVDVSQGLEFLHGQDIVHRDLSSNNVLLTKHFVAKIADLGVAKVIEHNRMKTHTQTPGTLHFMPPEALSVRPRYGKPVDVFSLACIALHMMSHQWPEPKDVAEQDPVTYKMNALTEVERREQYLHWCAPPSGLKPLLEICLHNQPDRRPPVSTVCVELKKFKDSINKQVPFAMASTIELFDAV; this is encoded by the coding sequence GGAGGGTTATTGAAGTATACGTACACGGAACGTTGTGTGCCGCTAAGGAAGTTCACAACATTTTGGTGGATCATGTCACGCCTAGAGAATTTGAAGTGACGAAGCAATCGTTTCTCACAGAATGTGTTAATGCTAGTAGGATACTTCATCCTAACGTGGTGCAGGTGTTGGGTGTTTACTATCCTACCCGTCAGGCTAAACTACCATGGCTTGTGATGGAAATGATGGAAACTAGCTTAAGAATATTCTTGGAAAAGTATGCCAGAGACAAGGTGCCTCTTCACTTCAAGTTATCCATCCTGGTTGATGTTTCTCAAGGACTGGAGTTCCTTCATGGTCAGGATATTGTCCACAGAGACCTCTCCTCCAATAATGTTCTTTTGACAAAACATTTTGTAGCAAAAATTGCTGATCTTGGAGTGGCTAAAGTCATTGAACACAATCGGAtgaagacacacacacagacacctGGTACACTTCATTTCATGCCACCTGAAGCTCTCTCAGTCAGACCACGATATGGCAAGCCAGTTGATGTGTTCTCACTAGCTTGTATTGCACTGCATATGATGTCTCACCAGTGGCCTGAGCCAAAAGATGTGGCAGAACAAGATCCAGTAACATACAAAATGAATGCTCTCACAGAAGTAGAGAGACGAGAACAGTATCTCCATTGGTGTGCTCCACCTTCAGGTTTAAAGCCATTATTGGAAATATGTTTACACAATCAACCAGATCGGCGTCCTCCTGTCTCTACTGTATGTGTGGAGCTGAAGAAGTTCAAGGATTCTATTAACAAGCAGGTTCCTTTTGCCATGGCAAGCACTATTGAACTGTTTGATGCTGTATGA